In one Drosophila pseudoobscura strain MV-25-SWS-2005 chromosome X, UCI_Dpse_MV25, whole genome shotgun sequence genomic region, the following are encoded:
- the LOC4814264 gene encoding allantoinase, translating into MDLLFLSRRIFLGDGSHEAPLHGGIVVDTQGIIRLVLRSPQEVNSYLYNIESEAVYDFGDLVLMPGLIDANVHINEPGRKDWEGFVTATKAAAAGGFTTIIDRPSNASPPTVSVASLKAKTATARGKIYVDVGFWGGIVPGNGDQLAPLLAAGVMGLQCTLCGSAPPVGEEFPSIDGALLEEVLQRLEAENEDEGVIAVHAELPLAVDIPVDNDATKKYGSFLVTRPPAMEVAAMQQLSRLAQRYPRRRLHALNVSSAEVLATAEACQRAGGQLTVETCPHYLALSAEEVPECGTEFKTWPPIRERSNQERLWRALRPGGVIRMIASDHSPATPGVRCLTGGRGRGNFLKAWPGINSLQLSLPVVWTAGGGRGGARDDLPLSLADLHRLMCWQPAELCGLDRFKGRITEGYDGDFCIWSPEEEFTATPEELYTATKATPYAGRRLRGVVHATVVRGLHVYQQFEGFGQPLGKVLLRKSSRKVVKFVRM; encoded by the exons ATGGATTTGTTGTTCCTCAGCCGGCGCATATTTTTGGGCGACGGCAGTCACGAGGCGCCCCTCCACGGCGGCATCGTCGTCGACACACAGGGCATCATCCGCCTGG TGCTAAGATCTCCCCAAGAGGTTAATTCCTACCTGTACAACATCGAGTCCGAGGCCGTCTATGACTTCGGTGACCTGGTACTCATGCCCGGCCTCATCGACGCTAATGTCCACATCAATGAGCCAGGGCGGAAGGACTGGGAGGGCTTTGTGACAGCCACCAaggccgctgccgctggggGCTTCACCACCATCATCGATCGTCCTTCCAACGCTTCGCCCCCAACCGTCAGTGTGGCGAGCCTCAAGGCCAAGACGGCTACGGCCCGTGGGAAGATCTACGTTGACGTGGGATTCTGGGGCGGCATCGTACCGGGCAACGGTGACCAACTGGCACCGCTGCTTGCAGCCGGCGTCATGGGGCTACAGTGCACCCTCTGCGGCTCAGCGCCTCCCGTTGGCGAGGAGTTCCCTTCTATAGACGGGGCACTATTGGAGGAGGTTCTGCAGCGGCTCGAAGCAGAGAACGAGGACGAGGGAGTTATTGCC GTCCATGCCGAGCTGCCGCTCGCCGTCGACATTCCAGTAGACAATGACGCAACCAAGAAGTACGGCAGTTTCCTGGTCACCCGTCCGCCCGCCATGGAGGTGGCCGCGATGCAGCAGCTCAGCCGCCTAGCCCAGCGCTATCCCCGTCGCCGCCTGCACGCTCTCAACGTGAGCAGCGCTGAGGTCCTGGCCACGGCAGAGGCCTGCCAGCGAGCGGGCGGCCAGCTGACGGTGGAGACCTGCCCCCACTACCTGGCCCTCAGTGCGGAGGAGGTCCCCGAGTGCGGAACGGAGTTCAAGACGTGGCCACCCATTCGGGAGCGGTCCAACCAGGAGCGGCTGTGGCGGGCGCTGCGACCGGGCGGGGTCATCCGGATGATCGCCAGCGACCACTCCCCAGCCACACCCGGTGTCCGCTGCCTCACGGGCGGCCGGGGCCGTGGCAACTTCCTTAAGGCCTGGCCGGGCATCAACTCACTGCAGCTGTCGCTGCCCGTGGTGTGGACAGCAGGGGGCGGAAGAGGAGGAGCCCGTGATGACCTGCCGCTGTCCCTAGCTGATCTCCACCGCCTGATGTGCTGGCAGCCGGCGGAGCTGTGCGGCTTGGACAGGTTCAAGGGTCGCATCACTGAGGGCTACGACGGCGACTTCTGTATCTGGAGTCCTGAGGAGGAATTTACCGCCACCCCGGAGGAGCTCTACACCGCCACCAAGGCCACGCCCTATGCGGGCCGCCGACTGCGAGGCGTTGTACATGCCACGGTGGTGCGTGGCCTGCATGTTTATCAGCAGTTCGAGGGCTTCGGGCAACCCCTAGGGAAGGTCCTGTTGCGGAAAAGCAGTCGTAAGGTGGTCAAGTTCGTTCGAATGTGA
- the CrebB gene encoding cyclic AMP response element-binding protein B isoform X1 yields the protein MDNSIVVEENGNSASSGSLDLITAAAQAAAAQQQSQNPQSTTASAGNTNNSAGTGTVLTTTANCNLQYPMQPLAQHGLQVQSVIQANPSGVIQTAAGTQQHQALAAAATATAMHKGVGVVFVAKPANSTVIHTTASNAVQVRNKIPPTFPCKIKPEPNSQHQEDSDESLSDDDSQHHRSELTRRPSYNKIFTEISGPDMSGSSLHLGSDGVLGSQLAAGGAGGNSTNSPLLHMAPEPAYYLSNRIPYNTNNSGIAEDQTRKREIRLQKNREAARECRRKKKEYIKCLENRVAVLENQNKALIEELKSLKELYCQTKND from the exons ATGGACAACAGCATCGTCGTCGAGGAGAACGGCAATTCGGCGTCCAGCGGCAGCCTGGACCTCATCACAGCCGCGGCGCAGGCAGCGGCCGCGCAGCAGCAGTCACAGAACCCACAGAGTACAACAGCGTCAGCGGGCAACACAAATAATTCCGCTGGAACGGGCACCGTTCTGACCACGACGGCCAACTGCAATTTACAATACCCGATGCAGCCGCTGGCGCAGCACGGCCTGCAG GTACAATCCGTGATACAGGCGAATCCATCGGGTGTCATACAGACAGCTGCCGGCACGCAGCAGCATCAGGCGctagccgccgccgccaccgccacagcgATGCACAAGGGAGTGGGGGTTGTGTTTGTGGCCAAGCCAGCCAACTCTACGGTGATCCACACGACAGCAAGCAATGCAGTGCAAGTGCGTAACAAA ATCCCTCCAACTTTTCCATGTAAGATCAAACCCGAACCGAACAGCCAGCACCAGGAGGACAGCGACGAGAGTTTGTCAGACGACGACTCGCAGCACCATCGGAGCGAGCTGACACGGAGGCCATCGTACAATAAGATCTTCACCGAGATCAGTGGACCTGATATGAGCG GCTCCTCGCTGCATTTGGGGTCCGATGGGGTGCTCGGCTCTCAGCTGGCGGCAGGCGGAGCGGGCGGCAACTCGACGAACAGTCCACTACTGCACATGGCCCCGGAGCCAGCCTACTATTTGTCCAATCGGATACCCTACAACACCA ACAACAGCGGGATAGCGGAGGATCAGACGCGCAAGCGGGAGATCAGACTGCAGAAGAACAGGGAGGCGGCAAGGGAGTGTCGGCGCAAGAAGAAGGAGTACATCAAGTGCCTGGAGAATCGCGTGGCGGTGctagaaaaccaaaacaaagcGCTTATAGAGGAGCTCAAGTCGCTGAAAGAGCTCTATTGTCAGACCAAGAACGATTGA
- the CrebB gene encoding cyclic AMP response element-binding protein B isoform X2, with amino-acid sequence MDNSIVVEENGNSASSGSLDLITAAAQAAAAQQQSQNPQSTTASAGNTNNSAGTGTVLTTTANCNLQYPMQPLAQHGLQVQSVIQANPSGVIQTAAGTQQHQALAAAATATAMHKGVGVVFVAKPANSTVIHTTASNAVQIPPTFPCKIKPEPNSQHQEDSDESLSDDDSQHHRSELTRRPSYNKIFTEISGPDMSGSSLHLGSDGVLGSQLAAGGAGGNSTNSPLLHMAPEPAYYLSNRIPYNTNNSGIAEDQTRKREIRLQKNREAARECRRKKKEYIKCLENRVAVLENQNKALIEELKSLKELYCQTKND; translated from the exons ATGGACAACAGCATCGTCGTCGAGGAGAACGGCAATTCGGCGTCCAGCGGCAGCCTGGACCTCATCACAGCCGCGGCGCAGGCAGCGGCCGCGCAGCAGCAGTCACAGAACCCACAGAGTACAACAGCGTCAGCGGGCAACACAAATAATTCCGCTGGAACGGGCACCGTTCTGACCACGACGGCCAACTGCAATTTACAATACCCGATGCAGCCGCTGGCGCAGCACGGCCTGCAG GTACAATCCGTGATACAGGCGAATCCATCGGGTGTCATACAGACAGCTGCCGGCACGCAGCAGCATCAGGCGctagccgccgccgccaccgccacagcgATGCACAAGGGAGTGGGGGTTGTGTTTGTGGCCAAGCCAGCCAACTCTACGGTGATCCACACGACAGCAAGCAATGCAGTGCAA ATCCCTCCAACTTTTCCATGTAAGATCAAACCCGAACCGAACAGCCAGCACCAGGAGGACAGCGACGAGAGTTTGTCAGACGACGACTCGCAGCACCATCGGAGCGAGCTGACACGGAGGCCATCGTACAATAAGATCTTCACCGAGATCAGTGGACCTGATATGAGCG GCTCCTCGCTGCATTTGGGGTCCGATGGGGTGCTCGGCTCTCAGCTGGCGGCAGGCGGAGCGGGCGGCAACTCGACGAACAGTCCACTACTGCACATGGCCCCGGAGCCAGCCTACTATTTGTCCAATCGGATACCCTACAACACCA ACAACAGCGGGATAGCGGAGGATCAGACGCGCAAGCGGGAGATCAGACTGCAGAAGAACAGGGAGGCGGCAAGGGAGTGTCGGCGCAAGAAGAAGGAGTACATCAAGTGCCTGGAGAATCGCGTGGCGGTGctagaaaaccaaaacaaagcGCTTATAGAGGAGCTCAAGTCGCTGAAAGAGCTCTATTGTCAGACCAAGAACGATTGA
- the CrebB gene encoding cyclic AMP response element-binding protein B isoform X3, producing MDNSIVVEENGNSASSGSLDLITAAAQAAAAQQQSQNPQSTTASAGNTNNSAGTGTVLTTTANCNLQYPMQPLAQHGLQVQSVIQANPSGVIQTAAGTQQHQALAAAATATAMHKGVGVVFVAKPANSTVIHTTASNAVQVRNKIPPTFPCKIKPEPNSQHQEDSDESLSDDDSQHHRSELTRRPSYNKIFTEISGPDMSDNSGIAEDQTRKREIRLQKNREAARECRRKKKEYIKCLENRVAVLENQNKALIEELKSLKELYCQTKND from the exons ATGGACAACAGCATCGTCGTCGAGGAGAACGGCAATTCGGCGTCCAGCGGCAGCCTGGACCTCATCACAGCCGCGGCGCAGGCAGCGGCCGCGCAGCAGCAGTCACAGAACCCACAGAGTACAACAGCGTCAGCGGGCAACACAAATAATTCCGCTGGAACGGGCACCGTTCTGACCACGACGGCCAACTGCAATTTACAATACCCGATGCAGCCGCTGGCGCAGCACGGCCTGCAG GTACAATCCGTGATACAGGCGAATCCATCGGGTGTCATACAGACAGCTGCCGGCACGCAGCAGCATCAGGCGctagccgccgccgccaccgccacagcgATGCACAAGGGAGTGGGGGTTGTGTTTGTGGCCAAGCCAGCCAACTCTACGGTGATCCACACGACAGCAAGCAATGCAGTGCAAGTGCGTAACAAA ATCCCTCCAACTTTTCCATGTAAGATCAAACCCGAACCGAACAGCCAGCACCAGGAGGACAGCGACGAGAGTTTGTCAGACGACGACTCGCAGCACCATCGGAGCGAGCTGACACGGAGGCCATCGTACAATAAGATCTTCACCGAGATCAGTGGACCTGATATGAGCG ACAACAGCGGGATAGCGGAGGATCAGACGCGCAAGCGGGAGATCAGACTGCAGAAGAACAGGGAGGCGGCAAGGGAGTGTCGGCGCAAGAAGAAGGAGTACATCAAGTGCCTGGAGAATCGCGTGGCGGTGctagaaaaccaaaacaaagcGCTTATAGAGGAGCTCAAGTCGCTGAAAGAGCTCTATTGTCAGACCAAGAACGATTGA
- the CrebB gene encoding cyclic AMP response element-binding protein B isoform X4 has translation MDNSIVVEENGNSASSGSLDLITAAAQAAAAQQQSQNPQSTTASAGNTNNSAGTGTVLTTTANCNLQYPMQPLAQHGLQVQSVIQANPSGVIQTAAGTQQHQALAAAATATAMHKGVGVVFVAKPANSTVIHTTASNAVQIPPTFPCKIKPEPNSQHQEDSDESLSDDDSQHHRSELTRRPSYNKIFTEISGPDMSDNSGIAEDQTRKREIRLQKNREAARECRRKKKEYIKCLENRVAVLENQNKALIEELKSLKELYCQTKND, from the exons ATGGACAACAGCATCGTCGTCGAGGAGAACGGCAATTCGGCGTCCAGCGGCAGCCTGGACCTCATCACAGCCGCGGCGCAGGCAGCGGCCGCGCAGCAGCAGTCACAGAACCCACAGAGTACAACAGCGTCAGCGGGCAACACAAATAATTCCGCTGGAACGGGCACCGTTCTGACCACGACGGCCAACTGCAATTTACAATACCCGATGCAGCCGCTGGCGCAGCACGGCCTGCAG GTACAATCCGTGATACAGGCGAATCCATCGGGTGTCATACAGACAGCTGCCGGCACGCAGCAGCATCAGGCGctagccgccgccgccaccgccacagcgATGCACAAGGGAGTGGGGGTTGTGTTTGTGGCCAAGCCAGCCAACTCTACGGTGATCCACACGACAGCAAGCAATGCAGTGCAA ATCCCTCCAACTTTTCCATGTAAGATCAAACCCGAACCGAACAGCCAGCACCAGGAGGACAGCGACGAGAGTTTGTCAGACGACGACTCGCAGCACCATCGGAGCGAGCTGACACGGAGGCCATCGTACAATAAGATCTTCACCGAGATCAGTGGACCTGATATGAGCG ACAACAGCGGGATAGCGGAGGATCAGACGCGCAAGCGGGAGATCAGACTGCAGAAGAACAGGGAGGCGGCAAGGGAGTGTCGGCGCAAGAAGAAGGAGTACATCAAGTGCCTGGAGAATCGCGTGGCGGTGctagaaaaccaaaacaaagcGCTTATAGAGGAGCTCAAGTCGCTGAAAGAGCTCTATTGTCAGACCAAGAACGATTGA
- the por gene encoding protein-serine O-palmitoleoyltransferase porcupine, with protein MDYSYYDEGYDIDYTEFGEDAGDDIDYGFYSGHKQDNLYSDAKPEARDFLVMDRLLQNIEACVQPSLLQVAKYVTPMLGLCLVGRLLCLLYARKRRLPPAGVSQRDANSIIVAPLHLIHATTGLILLYATLGQRLGERVGLLLILSALGYLMLQLVRVYSGRRAATSIAVLTVGSQFLYELAIWRQRSDWPQLRGVQMVVNMKLISLGFDLASGQVPRMPGPLAYLGYIYSPATCALGPWISYGRYVECLVARGKWLTTLRQLVLNMLLCLLAVAVSNCLAHALGEIASGSHLLLMYTEALGVRSSHYFVSFMAQALLVSSGQTLDGESKDSKELDERILGPLVARPWQIEWPRSLSVLVRSWNIPMHEWLKHYIYGGFKEHNLGHTFWAVLCTYVVSSLLHGMDLRIYMVLLFLAIFAESERLLRRHLAKLFDACLAAGQCKGPDHCCFSRCPRRRGWTDSWGWLVRLTNLIFTLVAMFHLAYLGIVLLNETLNLDGSPAGELESFVWHWSEAGYLSHYIGFGMFLLYLFIS; from the coding sequence ATGGACTACAGCTACTACGACGAGGGATATGACATCGACTACACAGAGTTTGGGGAGGACGCTGGCGACGATATCGACTACGGATTTTATTCTGGCCACAAACAAGATAACTTATACAGTGATGCAAAGCCGGAGGCGAGGGACTTCCTGGTGATGGATCGACTGTTGCAGAACATAGAGGCCTGCGTGCAGCCTTCGCTGCTGCAAGTAGCGAAGTACGTGACACCCATGCTGGGCTTGTGTCTGGTCGGACGCCTGCTGTGCCTCCTTTATGCCAGGAAGCGCCGCTTGCCGCCAGCCGGAGTATCGCAACGCGATGCGAACAGTATCATCGTGGCTCCGTTGCACCTGATCCACGCCACAACCGGTCTGATCCTGCTGTACGCCACGCTTGGGCAGCGGTTGGGCGAGCGCGTAGGTCTGCTGCTGATCCTGAGCGCCCTTGGCTACCTTATGCTGCAGCTGGTGCGTGTGTATAGTGGGAGGAGAGCGGCCACCAGCATAGCCGTGCTCACCGTTGGCAGCCAGTTCCTGTACGAGCTGGCCATATGGAGGCAGCGCAGTGACTGGCCCCAGCTGCGGGGCGTTCAGATGGTGGTCAACATGAAGCTGATCTCGCTGGGCTTCGACCTGGCCAGCGGACAGGTGCCTCGAATGCCAGGACCCCTAGCCTACCTTGGATACATTTACAGCCCCGCGACCTGTGCCCTCGGCCCCTGGATCAGCTATGGCCGCTACGTGGAGTGCCTTGTAGCACGAGGCAAGTGGCTGACGACGCTGCGACAGCTGGTGCTCAACATGCTCCTCTGCCTGCTGGCGGTGGCCGTCTCCAACTGCCTGGCCCACGCCCTGGGCGAGATTGCCAGCGGCTCGCACTTACTCCTGATGTACACGGAGGCGCTGGGCGTCCGGAGCAGCCACTACTTCGTAAGCTTTATGGCCCAGGCTCTGCTGGTCAGCTCGGGGCAGACCCTGGACGGAGAATCTAAGGATTCCAAGGAGCTGGACGAGAGAATACTGGGGCCACTGGTGGCGCGGCCCTGGCAGATCGAGTGGCCCCGCTCGTTGAGCGTCCTTGTGCGCAGCTGGAATATCCCTATGCACGAGTGGCTCAAGCACTATATCTACGGAGGCTTCAAGGAGCACAACCTGGGCCACACATTCTGGGCCGTCCTCTGTACGTATGTGGTATCCAGTCTGCTGCACGGTATGGATCTGCGCATCTACATGGTGCTGCTCTTTCTGGCCATCTTCGCCGAAAGCGAGCGACTGCTCCGCCGCCACCTGGCCAAACTCTTCGATGCCTGTCTGGCTGCCGGTCAGTGCAAGGGCCCCGACCACTGCTGCTTCTCCCGCTGCCCGCGACGTCGTGGCTGGACCGACAGCTGGGGCTGGCTGGTGAGGCTCACCAATCTGATCTTCACCCTGGTCGCCATGTTCCACCTGGCCTATCTGGGCATCGTGCTGCTCAACGAAACCCTCAACCTGGACGGCAGTCCCGCCGGCGAGCTGGAGTCCTTCGTGTGGCATTGGTCGGAGGCGGGCTACCTTAGCCACTACATCGGTTTCGGCATGTTCCTCCTTTATCTGTTCATCTCCTAG
- the LOC4814400 gene encoding nitric oxide synthase-interacting protein homolog yields MTRHARNCTAGAVYTYNEKKRDAAESGYGTNAQRLGKDSVKSFDCCSLTLQPCRNPVITKQGYLFDKEAILQYIVTKKNEYSRKLKEFERLRRVEEEEITQEANCKQQARMERFVNSEKPTTTPAHKSSPVEQPVLPAPSTSAAAIAASENGSISNMANGNQKKLPAFWLPSECPNAGAAKAKKPDATIYCPVSSQPLKVKDLIDVKFTPIKDGDTKKSLIAKEVRYMCPITHDALSNAVPCAVLRPTGDVVTLECVDKLIRKDMVHPLTDRKLKEKDIIPLQRGGTGYATTNDKLSAKEQRPMLQV; encoded by the exons ATGACCCGACATGCTCGCAACTGCACGGCCGGAGCCGTTTATACTTACAATGAAAAGAAACGCGACGCCGCCGAGTCGGGTTACGGAACGAATGCCCAACGCCTGGGCAAAGACTCTGTGAAGTCGTTCGACTGCTGTTCGCTGACGCTTCAGCCGTGCCGAAACCCTGTCATTACCAAGCAGGGGTACCTGTTCGACAAGGAGGCGATCCTGCAGTACATCGTCACCAAGAAGAATGAGTACAGCCGTAAGCTGAAAGAGTTTGAGCGCCTGCGACGGGTCGAAGAGGAGGAGATCACCCAGGAGGCCAATTGCAAGCAGCAAGCCCGCATGGAACGGTTCGTGAATTCCGAGAAGCCCACCACAACACCTGCCCACAAGTCCAGCCCAGTCGAGCAGCCCGTCCTACCCGCGCCCAGCACTTCGGCAGCAGCCATAGCAGCCTCGGAGAATGGATCCATTTCGAACATGGCCAACGGGAACCAGAAGAAGCTGCCCGCCTTCTGGCTGCCCTCAGAATGCCCCAATGCCGGGGCAGCCAAGGCCAAGAAGCCTGATGCCACTATATACTGCCCTGTCTCCTCACAGCCGCTTAAGGTGAAGGACCTGATTGACGTGAAGTTCACACCGATCAAGGATGGCGACACAAAAAAGTCGCTGATTGCCAAGGAGGTGCGCTACATGTGTCCCATTACCCACGATGCGCTTAGCAACGCAGTGCCTTGCGCCGTCCTGCGACCAAC CGGCGATGTCGTGACATTGGAGTGCGTGGATAAACTGATCCGGAAGGACATGGTTCACCCGCTCACCGATCGCAAGCTCAAGGAAAAAGACATTATTCCCCTGCAGCGC GGCGGCACTGGCTACGCAACCACCAACGACAAGCTGTCGGCCAAGGAACAGCGACCCATGTTACAGGTCTAA
- the betaCOP gene encoding coatomer subunit beta, with translation MSQVPCYTIINSPDLEVPNEMQLKQDLEKGDTNHKIETLKKVIKLLLNGERYPGLIMTIIRFVLPVQDHTIKKLLLIFWEIVPKTSGDGKLLQEMILVCDAYRKDLQHPNEFLRGSTLRFLCKLKEPELLEPLMPAIRACLDHRHSYVRRNAVLAIFTIYKNFDWLVPDGPELIANFLDTQQDMSCKRNAFLMLLHADQERALNYLASCIDQVHSFGDILQLVIVELIYKVCHANPAERSRFIRCIYNLLNSSSNAVRYESAGTLITLSLAPTAIKAAASCYIELIVKESDNNVKLIVLDRLIAMKENENMEKVMQDLVMDVLRVLAAPDIEVRRKALALAMDLVYSRNIGEMVLVLKKEVAKTHNVEHEDTGKYRQLLVRTLHTCSIKFPDVAATVIPVLVEFLSDTNELAAADVLIFIREAIQKFPALSGLIIEHLIEAFPQIKSSKIHRAAVWILGEYVEGPQIIEVIDAIQQTLGDVPMVEAEQRRLSGDPTEEQSQQQGSATGGVSGDGSSSTTTSTSNAINKVTSDGTYATQSAYSLAPVAKVEKRPPLRQYLMDGDFFIGAALSATLTKLALRYVELQPDSSAQNRLTTRVMLIMSSILHLGKSGFPSKPITNDDTDRIFICLRTLSERTPEAVSVFMHYCREALGKMLDAQHDEDQRVLKEKQRATAKVQPDDPVLFAQLSNGRDNQLGENVFESSLNQALAGTKTAQLSDISSPNNKLNKVTQLTGFSDPVYAEAYVNVNQYDIVLDVLIVNQTNDTLQNCTLELATLGDLKLVERPHPVVLAPHDFCNIKANVKVSSTENGIIFGNIVYDTALNTNVVVLNTIHIDIMDYIIPASCTDTEFRQMWQDFEWENKVTVNTSFTDLHEYLRHLLKSTNMKCLTPEKALSGQCGFMAANMYAKSIFGENALANLSIEKPVDDPDSKVTGHIRIRAKSQGMALSLGDKISSSQKQSVQAA, from the exons ATGAGCCAAGTGCCGTGCTACACGATAATCAACTCGCCGGACCTGGAGGTCCCGAACGAGATGCAGCTGAAGCAAGATTTGGAGAAGGGCGACACGAACCACAAGATCGAGACGCTGAAGAAGGTGATTAAGCTGCTGCTCAACGGCGAGCGCTACCCGGGGCTGATCATGACCATCATCCGATTCGTGCTGCCCGTGCAGGACCATACAATCAAGAAGCTGCTGCTCATCTTCTGGGAGATTGTACCAAAGACCTCGGGCGACGGCAAGCTGCTGCAGGAGATGATTCTCGTGTGCGATGCCTACCGAAAG GACCTACAACACCCGAACGAGTTCCTGCGTGGTTCCACGCTGCGTTTCCTTTGCAAGCTGAAGGAGCCCGAGCTGCTAGAGCCCCTGATGCCCGCTATCCGAGCTTGCCTGGACCACCGTCACTCGTACGTGCGCCGCAACGCAGTCCTGGCCATCTTCACAATTTACAAGAACTTCGACTGGCTGGTGCCGGACGGACCGGAGCTTATCGCCAACTTTCTGGACACCCAGCAGGACATGTCGTGCAAAAGGAACGCCTTCCTTATGCTGCTCCACGCCGATCAGGAGCGCGCCCTCAACTATCTGGCCTCGTGCATCGACCAGGTGCACAGCTTTGGTGACATTCTGCAGCTGGTTATTGTTGAGCTCATCTACAAGGTGTGCCATGCCAATCCCGCAGAGCGATCGCGCTTTATTCGGTGCATCTACAACCTACTTAACTCATCCTCCAACGCGGTCCGCTACGAGTCTGCCGGTACGCTCATCACCCTTTCTCTGGCCCCGACCGCCATCAAAGCCGCCGCCAGCTGTTACATCGAGCTGATCGTCAAGGAAAGCGACAACAACGTTAAGCTTATTGTCCTAGACCGGCTGATTGCCATGAAGGAAAACGAGAACATGGAGAAGGTCATGCAGGACCTGGTCATGGACGTGCTGCGTGTCCTGGCCGCCCCCGATATCGAGGTACGACGCAAGGCCCTCGCCCTGGCTATGGACCTGGTCTATTCGCGCAACATCGGCGAGATGGTACTGGTGCTCAAGAAGGAGGTGGCCAAAACGCACAACGTTGAGCACGAGGATACGGGCAAGTACCGGCAGCTGCTCGTTCGCACCTTGCACACCTGCTCCATCAAGTTCCCCGACGTGGCCGCGACCGTGATTCCCGTCCTGGTGGAATTTCTTTCGGACACCAACGAGCTGGCCGCCGCCGACGTGCTCATTTTCATACGCGAGGCCATCCAAAAGTTCCCGGCCCTCAGCGGTCTCATTATCGAGCACCTCATCGAGGCCTTCCCCCAGATCAAGTCCTCGAAGATTCACCGTGCCGCCGTGTGGATCCTGGGCGAGTATGTGGAGGGTCCGCAGATTATCGAAGTGATTGACGCTATCCAACAGACGCTGGGCGACGTACCCATGGTGGAAGCGGAGCAGCGTCGCCTATCCGGTGACCCAACCGAGGAGcaaagccagcagcagggaTCCGCCACAGGAGGCGTATCCGgtgatggcagcagcagcaccaccaccagcacaagCAATGCCATCAACAAGGTCACCTCCGACGGCACCTATGCCACCCAAAGTGCCTATAGCCTGGCCCC GGTGGCCAAGGTGGAGAAGCGTCCACCGCTGCGACAGTACTTGATGGACGGCGATTTCTTCATTGGCGCCGCCCTTTCAGCGACTCTGACCAAGCTGGCCTTGCGCTACGTGGAGCTGCAGCCAGACTCCAGTGCCCAGAACCGCCTGACTACGCGGGTGATGCTAATCATGAGCTCTATCCTGCACCTAGGCAAGTCCGGGTTCCCCAGCAAGCCTATCACCAACGACGACACCGATCGCATCTTCATCTGCCTGCGCACGCTGAGCGAACGCACCCCGGAGGCGGTCTCCGTGTTCATGCACTACTGCCGAGAGGCCCTGGGCAAGATGCTCGATGCCCAGCACGATGAGGACCAGCGCGTTCTAAAGGAGAAGCAGCGCGCCACCGCCAAGGTCCAGCCAGACGATCCGGTCCTCTTCGCCCAGCTCTCCAATGGGCGCGATAATCAGCTGGGTGAGAACGTGTTCGAATCCAGTCTGAACCAGGCTCTAGCCGGCACCAAAACGGCCCAGCTTAGCGACATCTCCTCGCCTAACAATAAACTCAACAAGGTCACCCAGCTGACGGGCTTCTCGGATCCGGTCTACGCCGAGGCCTACGTCAATGTTAACCAGTACGACATTGTCCTAGACGTCCTCATCGTCAACCAGACAA ATGACACCCTGCAGAACTGCACATTAGAGCTGGCCACGCTGGGCGATCTGAAGCTGGTGGAGCGTCCACATCCGGTTGTACTGGCTCCCCACGACTTCTGCAACATCAAGGCCAACGTAAAGGTCTCCTCCACAGAGAACGGCATTATCTTTGGCAACATCG TGTACGACACTGCTCTTAACACGAACGTGGTCGTGCTGAACACCATACACATCGACATTATGGACTATATCATTCCGGCCAGCTGCACAGACACCGAGTTCCGCCAAATGTGGCAGGACTTCGAGTGGGAGAACAAGGTCACCGTCAACACGAGCTTCACCGACCTGCACGAATATCTGAGGCACCTGCTCAAGAGCACGAACATGAAGTGCCTTACACCGGAGAAGGCCCTTTCCGGCCAGTGTGGCTTCATGGCTGCCAACATGTATGCCAA ATCCATCTTCGGTGAGAATGCCTTGGCCAATTTGAGCATTGAGAAGCCCGTGGATGACCCCGATTCCAAGGTGACGGGCCACATACGCATACGCGCCAAGAGTCAG gGCATGGCCTTGAGTCTCGGCGACAAGATTAGCTCCTCGCAGAAGCAGTCCGTGCAGGCGGCTTAG